The following coding sequences are from one Rhodanobacteraceae bacterium window:
- a CDS encoding methionine adenosyltransferase: protein MSAYLFTSESVSEGHPDKLADQISDAVLDAILAQDTSARVACETMVKTGVAIVAGEITTSAWVDLEALVRKVIVDVGYDSSVVGFDGATCGVLNLIGKQSPDIAQGVDRKSPEEQGAGDQGLMFGYACDEAPEFMPAPIYYSHRLVEQQSKVRKKKNSPLSWLRPDAKSQVTMRYENGDITSVDAVVLSTQHDPDVKHKDLKEAVMEHIIKPVIPAKWIGKHTKFHINPTGKFVIGGPVGDCGLTGRKIIVDTYGGMARHGGGAFSGKDPSKVDRSAAYACRYVAKNIVAAGLATKCEIQVSYAIGVAEPTSISVTTFGTGKIADAEIEKLIRAHFDLRPYGIVKMLDLIHPMYQPTAAYGHFGRKPYEIKGADGKSYTAFSWEKTDKADALREAAGLAKKKR from the coding sequence ATGAGCGCTTACCTGTTCACCTCCGAATCCGTTTCCGAAGGCCACCCGGACAAACTGGCCGACCAGATCTCCGACGCCGTTCTCGACGCCATCCTGGCGCAGGACACTTCGGCGCGCGTCGCCTGCGAGACCATGGTCAAGACCGGTGTCGCCATTGTTGCGGGCGAGATCACGACGAGCGCGTGGGTGGACCTCGAAGCGCTGGTGCGCAAGGTGATCGTCGACGTGGGTTATGACTCGTCGGTGGTCGGTTTCGACGGCGCGACCTGCGGCGTGCTCAACCTGATCGGCAAGCAGAGCCCGGACATCGCCCAGGGCGTGGATCGCAAGAGCCCGGAAGAGCAGGGCGCGGGCGACCAGGGCCTGATGTTCGGCTATGCCTGCGACGAAGCCCCGGAGTTCATGCCGGCGCCGATCTACTACAGCCACCGCCTGGTGGAGCAGCAGAGCAAGGTGCGCAAGAAGAAGAACTCGCCGCTGTCCTGGCTGCGCCCGGACGCCAAGAGCCAGGTCACCATGCGCTATGAGAATGGCGACATCACCAGCGTCGATGCCGTGGTGCTCTCCACCCAGCACGATCCGGACGTGAAGCACAAGGATCTGAAAGAGGCGGTGATGGAGCACATCATCAAGCCCGTGATCCCGGCCAAGTGGATCGGCAAGCACACCAAGTTCCACATCAACCCGACCGGCAAGTTCGTCATCGGCGGCCCGGTGGGCGACTGCGGCCTGACCGGCCGCAAGATCATCGTCGACACCTACGGCGGCATGGCGCGCCATGGCGGCGGCGCTTTCTCCGGCAAGGATCCGTCCAAGGTCGATCGTTCGGCGGCTTACGCCTGTCGCTACGTGGCCAAGAACATCGTTGCCGCGGGCCTCGCCACCAAGTGCGAGATCCAGGTGTCCTACGCGATCGGCGTGGCCGAGCCGACCTCGATCTCGGTGACCACCTTCGGCACCGGCAAGATCGCTGACGCGGAGATCGAGAAGCTGATCCGCGCGCACTTCGACCTGCGTCCCTACGGCATCGTCAAGATGCTCGACCTGATCCACCCGATGTACCAGCCGACCGCGGCCTACGGCCACTTCGGCCGCAAGCCTTACGAAATCAAGGGTGCGGACGGCAAGAGCTACACTGCCTTCTCGTGGGAGAAGACCGACAAGGCCGATGCGCTGCGCGAAGCCGCGGGCCTGGCGAAGAAGAAGCGCTGA
- the phbB gene encoding acetoacetyl-CoA reductase: protein MSAKHERLAVVTGGIGGLGTEICRHLARSGRKVVAADLDARPERIDAFRESVSEFNGHIRFEALNVADFDHCAEFAERVQQHHGPVDILVNAAGITRDTTLRKMDAKQWSDVIRVNLDGVFNLSRQFVDGMCERGFGRIVNISSVNGQTGQFGQTNYSAAKAGMHGFTMALAREVARKGVTVNSVSPGYCKTAMVMQIPEPIRNEIIAKIPVGRLGEPSDIARAVDFLTAEESGFITGANLPVNGGYFMD from the coding sequence ATGTCCGCAAAGCACGAACGTCTGGCCGTGGTCACCGGTGGCATTGGCGGCCTGGGTACCGAAATCTGCCGCCACCTGGCGCGATCCGGCCGAAAGGTGGTCGCCGCCGACCTCGACGCGCGCCCGGAGCGCATCGACGCCTTCCGCGAGTCGGTGTCCGAATTCAACGGCCATATCCGCTTCGAAGCGCTGAACGTGGCCGACTTCGACCATTGCGCCGAATTCGCCGAGCGCGTGCAGCAGCACCATGGCCCAGTCGACATCCTGGTCAACGCCGCCGGCATCACGCGCGACACCACGCTGCGCAAGATGGACGCCAAGCAGTGGTCGGACGTGATCCGGGTGAATTTGGACGGCGTGTTCAACCTCTCGCGCCAGTTCGTCGACGGCATGTGCGAGCGCGGCTTCGGCCGCATCGTCAACATCAGCTCGGTCAATGGCCAGACCGGTCAGTTCGGGCAGACCAACTACTCGGCGGCCAAGGCCGGCATGCACGGCTTCACCATGGCGCTGGCGCGCGAAGTGGCGCGCAAGGGCGTGACTGTCAACTCGGTGTCGCCCGGCTACTGCAAGACGGCAATGGTCATGCAGATCCCCGAGCCGATCCGCAACGAGATCATCGCCAAGATCCCGGTCGGCCGCCTCGGCGAACCCTCCGACATCGCGCGCGCCGTCGACTTCCTGACTGCCGAAGAGTCCGGTTTCATCACTGGCGCCAACCTGCCGGTCAACGGCGGCTACTTCATGGATTGA